CTTGGCTTTTTTGTCTAAATGTTTGCATCTCCACAACATTTAAAAAAACTCTTAATAATTAAGagttaaaattatttctttaataattttaaagaaattaaaattaaaattttaaaaaataattagtttgGTCCGGGCAATTTCAAAGATGGAACTAGGAATCGAACTAACTTAATTGGTTCCAATTTTAGGGTACCAAGAATTGGATTAGCGCTCCTTAGGATTGGATCAAATCAACTAGTTGGGTTCGATTCGAGCAGTTCCGTTACTCAGCCCTGGCAGACTAGAGTAATGGCTAACAAAAAGGTTGCGATGCTAGCCTTCATTATATACGTCACGTCGACGGCCCCCAATGCTCTAACTTGAATTTCCAAGCAAACTTTGCATGGTGGGCTGCTATTTCCAGAAGTGCAGGGATGTGTTTCCAAAGGACCTCTGCCTGTTCGATTATGAGTTGGAATGTCTCCACCACAAATTACTGCTACTTATGTCGCCGAACCAATAATGTCCATGTCCTTTGAAACGCAAAAAGATGTGTTCACATCTTTTCAATGGAAGTACACCTCAAGTGTCATGTCTTTCATTTTCGTATTAACTAGAATGTGGGCTTCCTAGTGTGTTTTTCAAAGACAAACAAACTCTTCTCTATCTTCGAGGATTGAGTAGGATCTTGATTGATATTCAATATTAATAAGATGAATTAGTGTGTTATTTCATATCCAAGCATTTATGTGAATTATACAACAAAAGGTGGAAAGATCATTTTTAGTGAAGGACATCGCCGTTTACAATCAATAGCAATCTTTAGATGTGTTTTTTCGTTTATATAGCACAATGTTGATATCTGAGATGGTTCTTTCTGATTATTAAGTCCACCTTTTTGATTAGGTCAAAGATCAACCATCCATGTAGCATTACTGTTATAGTGCCATGAACAGCACTGCTACGATACCATGAGGAGTGTTTTTTGCTATAATAATTCAAGCCAAATATTCTGCTTCTTTTAAATGTTGTAATTAAGAAATGATTCTTCAGTATTATCCTCAAAGCCATATGAGCTACATCTATCTTTCTACTATTTGTATTTCCTTTTTGTAATGCTAGATTAATCGTTCACCCCAAGTAATTTGTTGATGTTTTAAGTGTTTGCCCTATGTTCCCAACACGTTTTATATTGAGAGTCCCAATCCCGCTTGCTATCCTATCAATCGAACTTTGCTCGAGACATTGGATAGGATGATTGTGTGCTTTGATAGGATGTACTAATCGAAACGAAAAGTCCTAAAAGttttaagaaaatgtaattACACAAAAAGAACTTCTATTTGACAAATAGCCAAGCTCTAAATCTCtggcaaaaaggaaagaaaagggggaaaccCCTTATCTTTGGGTTTTGTTTGCTCGAGCAGGCTCGACTATAgtgagaaaggaaagaagattggGCTGATGTTCTAGAATTGGGTGGGCAAGGCTAATTATGAGCAATATGGGCTTGGATACTAACTAAGTTTGGGCTCAAGTGGGGAATCATCTTATAGCCTTATAGGACAAGTTATGCTTTCAATCTTTTAATATCAAGCGATTAATTGTTCACTTTCGTACTTTAAGAGTCTAAATTAGATAGTACAGACATTACGTTGCATTTTAGGTGCCTCGTTAATTTGATTCGGACACAATTATTACATATCAAATAAGTGGTGTGATGACTCACAAATTGGCCTGAGGGACCAGATTTATATGCTTAGAATGTAAAGTTGGCGATCAAACCTTAAGTCGTAAGCTTTGTACGTTGAAAGTGATAGCTGCAAGCATTTTGTTAATGAAATTGCAGGAGCAGCCAATTCTGTAATTTCAGTGTTTAACGGACACGGACGTGGAAGGTATCTAGCGCTTGTCCGTGCAAGATCCATGTATGTTTTCTTAATATTTGCACAAAGTAAAGGGCCTAGCAACTTGACAAAGAACCAGGTATAAAGGATCTTCAGCAATTGCTCATTTACCAAGAGTGACGCCGGAGCATCCCTTGAATGCCATTGATTCGGTAACTTTGGAAATAGTCAACACATGCAGACCTACAACCAACTATATTTCTTATATTTTGGATGTCTCGTAAATGTCATTATTGCATTTTTTGGTTTATAGTTCTTTATGAGTCGTGATCATGACGAAGGTTCTGAGAGTCGAAGTTCTAGTTCCTAGGATTTTACTACGTTATGTTTCCAATGAGTCTAGGAAATTACTCATGCTTGGAGAGGAATAAGGAATGGAATTGAGGTCAATTCTTCGAGCCTGCGTATTCAAAAAGAGTTCCTACGCTTCGTGAGATGGCATTTGGTCAGCCCCGCTCTCCGTTCGTCACGGCGCGAGGTGTAGCAATGATGCTCATCAGCGACTAAGAAGTTCGTTAAGTGTCGACCGCAGAATTTGACGATCTGGGGCTCCCAGAAGGAGGGAAGGAAATTGCAAAACGACGAGTGAAAGCGACGCGAGTCTGTAGAGTCCGTTTTCACATACTGGAGCAAAGGCGGAAGAGGCTGCGTACTGTTCTGCTGGCTTGACGACGTCCGCAAGGGATGCGAGTCTCTACAGTCCATACAGTCCATTTCACATGCTAAAGGAAGATGGGTGGAAGATGCTGAGTGGAATATATTTGAGCTGGGGATCTCTTATTTTGATCATATGAAACCTTATGAAATTGGCTGTTTGAAGATACCGGTTATCGGTTATTATATAAAAGAGCGAGAGATTGTATAAACATGAGAGGCGACTTTTAAAAGCTTTAGTTATTAAATGATTTAACATAAGAGGGAGAGATTGTAAAAGCAAGAGTAATGACCCTATGTTGTCAAGATGTTAATATTGTGCAAATAGGATGACTTGGTCTTCTCTGCAAGTGACATCAATAAAAATAAGGCTGGAGCATCCCTTGAATGCCATTGATTCGGTAACTTTGGAAATAGTCAACATATGAAGACCCACAACCAACTATATTTCGTATATTTTGGATGTCTCATAAACTTCATTATTGCATTTTTTGGTTTATAGTTCTTTATAAGTTGTGATCATGACGAAGGTTCCAAGAGTCGAAGTTCTAGTTCCTAGGATTTTACTACGTTATCTTTCCAATGAGCCTTTGGCTTGATAACATGAATGATTTCTTGTTTTGCTCTTATTCCTTAAGGAAATTATTGTGAGTGGCACGTATCTATCAATCTAAGCTCTTATTTGTATTATGTCCTGCTTCTCTACATTCTCTCTCAGCGTCAAAGAgatattttgaaagaaagatGAGTTGgtattaaattatgtcttgagtttaagCCGTCTATGGAACCTGGATGCATTGTAGATGCCATTGGGGTTCCATTGTGCTCCTCACCGCACAAAGAAGACAAGGAATAGAAGCCACGCAATGAAGTATCTCTCTTCTCCCTTTAGTGCCGGCACGAAGACAAATTTTGAAAGCTACACAGTGAAGCATTTCGTGTGGATTGCACAGGGAGGGAGCTCAACATCCGGTGTTTTGTAATTCAGGTATcgacttaattgcacttaaaTTTATGATCTTGTGCTTTAATGGATTGAAGTTATGACAGTTTTAATGAGCACTTATCGTCGGCCTTCATTTTGCGGAAACTCTACTTAACCGCAGACTTCACGTTTCACtgcaagaataaaaattgtCCGTAATACCCGGGTGAGATATGTGGATCTTCGAAGAGCATAAATTGAAAGAGCCCACTTTGGCCAAAGACTGGTACTGCCATGAACAAGAAGTCACGTTTTGTCATTACTCTAATGCATTAAAGTTGTGGCAGTTTGGACGTTCTTGAGCACAAATAGTGCAGCAATCCCCCAGTCGAGCCGTGGATGTTCGAAGAGCATCGAAAATGTTTTATCACTTAAGCGAAACCAGATACTGATATTGATTCTGCACTTCTCTTagtgaaaaaaggaaaggaaaaatttgTTCAGATGACGAATGTTGTTAGATCTCGATTGACCAAATCGTGTAGAAACTCTCCACGACTGCGAAATCTTCACATGGCGCTAGCAGAGTTCATAAACAGCTCGTGACCCCACTACAGATCTGGGAATAGAGAAGGACAAACATACGTAGAACCATGTCTGACATGATCAACGAATCTGAGCTCCTCATTCATTACTAGAGAAAATCTCCAGCTTAAACCCCGCACACGCAAGCTTCATTTGATGATGACAGATACAATCTCGGTACGGTTGGCATATTATATGCCCGGAGCTTTAACGTCACATTGCAGGTGGTTGGGAGGATGGCTAACGAACGAGCTGCAGTGCTGATGCCGATCGCCTGCGTCCTTCTGTCTTCGATGGCACCGGTGGCTCTCGGTGTTGTGAACAATTGCCCGGAAAATGATAGCTGTGCGGAAGCTCCGCAATACTCTGTGGGATTCTTCTTAAACACAAATAAAGAAACACGAGCGATGTTACGATATATGCATTCACTCCAAAGAGTGTACCTTCGGCAAGGAAGTATGCTTGGTATATTGCAAAGTGGTATGCCGGCTGATCCATACTAACGAACCATAAACCAAACCGGTTACTTCCGATGACGTGAGCATTTTTTCGAAATGCTTGGTATATttcaaaatgaatgaataaagaaggaattttttcgctgcttttctctttgaattttattattctcataagattttatctcatctcattagaaaattatattgttctcttctagaaaaaaaaaccttttttctttttcgtgcTAGTAAATTCCTAAAGGAGTTTGTAAGTATCACTTTTATTGTTCTATTTGGATCTCATCTCAATTCATCATATGATTCTATTGTTCtgttcgagaaaaaaaaatattcttctttttttgtgctaATAAATTCCTAAGCAAGTTTGTAAGTATCATgaaattgttccaaaaataattacAGATCACTTGATTTCTTATGAACTTATTGATAGCTTACTAACAAATGTAAGAAGCTAGTAAATTGAAAACATCGTAGCTATGTTATTATAAATTGTTAAGTTGATGCAAATATTACTAATTGCAAACTATTGCAATAAACTAGaagcattttatttaattattaatgaatTACCAACAGTTCATGTATAAAAGAGTTACCGATAGTTTTTTTACCAACAATTTTCTTGATATTTGTCGATACTTATTAGAATTACCAccacgataaaaaaaaaaaaaaatccttttttttgtaAGCGGAACAATAGAGTTCCGCTCATCTCACAGCTTTAAATATGCAGAATACGATATATAGATTCGTATTCATTTCCAAAAGCCATCCACAACGAACTAATCTGAAACAAAAGACACCACACAACTTGGAACAATATATAAACTTTGATGCTCCTGTAGAGCACCTTATTGCAGGTACATATATGTTTGTGTTTCAATCCAAAATGCTTGTGCATACATAGTTTTAAGTAATACTAATGCATGTCGGCATGCGCGCGACGCCATGACACGCCAAAGCGCGCAGGCCCGGCAACCATCGTTCGAGGAGTATAAtgaaatcaaaacaaacccGTATAACCTATTCTATCGACATAACTTCTGCAGCGATGTGCTTCGGAGAAAGAGGCAAGGCGATTAGTAAGAAGGCGCCGTTGCTGGGGCGACTCCTATGAACTGGACAGAGTGAATTGGTCCCGGAGCCACGTGCCCCGAGCTTCGGATCTCACCCATTCCTCTGCGCGCAATCCCTCTTTGAGCCTCGCATAGTTTGGGAAGAAACACGCCTGCACCAAGAGATTTTACGCGTGCATTTGAATCAAAAGGCGTCCTTATTGGAAAATTAAAGGAGTACCGTGTGTAGTTtctattcaaattaatttttaagatGAAGATTCTATTCTCCAATCGGCGAATCCAATCTGATCTTCTAAGATATTGGAAAAACTTATCATACCGTACGTTCTATTTCAAGAGGATTCTACGGCTACGAGTGATTTGGCTTACTAACTAGAAAACGTAGTTGATGCAGTTACCTTCACCGGCGGCGAGGCTGAAGTAGAGATCGACGATGTTGGGGCAGTTTTCGTAGCACCCAGAGGAGCAGAGCTTTTGGGTGAAGCGAGACTCGAGGAGCGAATCCGAGGAGACGCCGAGAGTCTTTCTGTCGAGCCCGCAAGCGGCGATGCACTCGTCAGTCTCGATGTGGTCCTTCAGATTGTCGGCCTCGATCTCCGAGGACCGGCATGTGTAGCCCTCCTCCCCGCTCCTCCTCACCTGCTTCTCAAGCACGCACCGCTTGCCCGTGGACGACACGGCGAACGCGCACGATCCTTGATCAAGATTCTCACATGCAATATCTCCTGTAAACAACTCACCGACATACATATCAAGATGCACGAAAAGATACCGAAACTTTTTAAGATAGAACTAAGAATATAAGCACACCTAGGGTTCCTTGAACGCCGAAGGCAATGGCCAGAGCGAGGAGTGCGAGATTGCAGAGGCCGGCAGCCATTGTTTTCTGAGTTCAAAGGTATGGGAGGGAGAGAAGTGAGAGCGGGGGAGCCTTGGAGAGGAGGCTTTATCGGACTCTTTCTAAGTGATTTCGAGTAGTGCCTAACAAGTTCGGTAGGCCAGGCCATTTATAGGGGTTTCCATGGAACTGTTGGTGCGTGCGTAGATCGGTGGACGGAGAACGGACTTTCGATGTGAGAAGGAGACACGCAGGAAAGCGACA
The sequence above is drawn from the Eucalyptus grandis isolate ANBG69807.140 chromosome 11, ASM1654582v1, whole genome shotgun sequence genome and encodes:
- the LOC104429762 gene encoding uncharacterized protein LOC104429762, yielding MAAGLCNLALLALAIAFGVQGTLGDIACENLDQGSCAFAVSSTGKRCVLEKQVRRSGEEGYTCRSSEIEADNLKDHIETDECIAACGLDRKTLGVSSDSLLESRFTQKLCSSGCYENCPNIVDLYFSLAAGEGVFLPKLCEAQRGIARRGMGEIRSSGHVAPGPIHSVQFIGVAPATAPSY